Below is a window of Herbiconiux aconitum DNA.
GGTCTGGATGCGGCATCGCCGGGTGGCCCGCGACTCCCCTGCGTTGATTGTGCGCGGCATCCTCGAGAGATCGAAAGAGGGCGTCACCAACATCGTGGCGGATCGCTTCGAGCCGTTGCTGCTCAGCGCGAAGACCACCTCACGCGACTTCCGCTAGCCCGGTCCAAAGATTGAACACTTGCCGATATGGGTATATGTTGCTGTCATGGCACGAGCAGCGACCACGTCGGACGTCTTCAACGCGATCGCAGAGCCCCAGCGTCGGCAGATTCTGGCGCTGCTGCGCACCGGTGAGCGACCGGTGACCGAGCTGTCCCAGGAGTTGGGGATGTCCCAGCCGGGTGCGTCGAAGCATCTGCGGGTGCTCCGAGAGGTCGGACTGGTGCGGGACCGCCGGGCGGGAAAGCAGCGCCTGTACGACCTGGACGCGCGGGGACTGAAAGCGGTTCACGAGTGGACCGGCGGGTTCGAGCGATTCTGGAACGAGAGTTTCGACCGCCTGGACGCCTATGTGCAGGAGCTCAAACAAGAAAGGCACGAGGAGTAACGGATGAATACGACTGGACGCGATTCAGAGGTGCGGTCGGCGACGGCCGACCGCGAGATCGCGATCTCCCGACTGATCGACGCCCCACGGGAGCTGGTGTTCGAGGCGTTCACCGAGGTACGGCACCTGTCGAAGTGGTGGGGGCCGGAGGGGTTCACCACCACCACTCGATCCTTCGAGTTCAGGGTCGGAGGCGAATGGGTCTTCGTGATGCACGGGCCCGACGGCACCGACTACAGCGAGTGGATCTCCTGGATCGAGATCGTTCCGCCGGAGCGGATCGAGATGCTCCATGGCGAGTACCGCGGCGACCCGAATGCGTTCGAGTCGGTGCTCACGTTCACACCGGAGGGAAAGACGACCCGGATCGAGATGCTCACGGTGTTTGCCACCAAAGAGCTGCGTGACGAGGCGATCGAGAAGCACGGCGCGATCGAGGGCGGTCAGCAGACCCTGGGCAACCTGGCCGCCTACGTCGCCGAGGTCGTTCGGGACGGAGCGGCGGGCTGATGGCTGCGAAGGTGTTCTTCAGCGTGTCGATGTCGCTCGACGGGTTCATCGCGCCAGAGTCTCCCGACGAATTGATGGGACAGCAGTGGATGGAGCTGCAGCGGTGGGTCTTTCGACAGAGATTCTTCCGAGAGAACCTGAAACTCGGCGAGGGCGGTGAGGAGGGTCGCGACAACGACATCGTGCGCGAGACGTTCGAGCGCACCGGAGCGAGCGTGATGGGCAAGCGCATGTTCGACGCCGGCGAAGGTGCGTGGCCAGAGGATCCGCCGTTCCACACGCCGGTGTTCGTCGTGACCCACGAGGAGCGGGAACCCTGGGAACGACAGGGCGGAACCACCTTCTTCTTCGTGAACGACGGTATCGAGTCAGCGCTCGATCAGGCCCGCGAGGCCGCCGGCGAGAACGACGTCCGCATCGCGGGCGGTGGAGAGACGATCGTGCAGTATCTCAATGCGGCCTTGATCGACGAGTTCCATGTCGCGCTCTCGCCCGTGCTGTTCGGGTCGGGAATCCGCCTGTTCGACGGCGTGCACGCGGGCGAAGTGGCTCTTGATCTGGTGCGCGCAGAGCCGTCGCCGAGCACGACCCATCTCCATTACACCGTGCATCGACGGTGAGGGCGCGCAGGGTCACCACCACCGCTTCTGTCTAGTGCGCCGCGACGTTCCAGTTCTGCCCGCGGCCCACCTGCACCTCGAGCGGCACAGAGAGCGACGCTGCCGACGACATGCGCGCGGTCACGATGTCTGCCAGCGCATCCCACTCCCCCGGCGCCACATCGAACACGAGCTCATCGTGCACCTGCAGAAGCATCTTCGACGACAGTTGCTGAGAGGAGAGATCGGCCGAGATACCGATCATCGCGATCTTGATGATGTCGGCCGCCGTGCCTTGGATCGGCGCGTTGAGCGCCGCCCGCTCGTCGTTCTCGCGGAGCACGCGATTGGCGCTGTTGAGGTTCGCGAAGGGGCGACGCCGGCCGAAGATCGTCTCGGTGAAACCGTCGACCTTGGCCTGCACCACCACGTTTCGCAGATATTCGCGCACGGCCCCGAACCGCTCGAAGTAGTCGGTCATCAGCTGCTTCGCCTCGGCGGTCTCGATGCGCAGCTGCTTCGACAGCCCGAAGGCCGAGAGCCCGTAGGCGAGGCCGTACGACATCGCCTTCACCTTGGTGCGCATGTTCGATGTCACGTCGGCCGGGTCGACCCCGAAGATGCGCGCTCCCACGAAGCGGTGCAGGTCTTCACCGGACTGGAAGGCGTCGATCAGCCCGGCATCGCCCGAGAGGTGCGCCATGATGCGCATCTCGATCTGCGAGTAATCGGCTGTGAGCAGCGTTTCGTAGCCCTCACCCACCTGGAAGGCGGCACGGATGCGTCGGCCTTCCTCGGTGCGAACCGGGATGTTCTGCAGGTTCGGGTCGGTGGAGGAGATGCGCCCGGTCGACGAGCCGGTCTGCACGTACGTGGTGTGCACCCTCTTGTCGGGCGCGATCGCCTTGTCGACCGACTCGATGATCTGCCGCAGCTTGGTGGCGTCGCGGTGCGCCAGCAGCAGCCCGAGGAAGGGATGCGGGTTCGTGGCCTGCAGATCGGCGAGAGCACCGGCATCCGTCGAATAGCCCGTCTTCGTGGCGCGCGTCTTCGGCATGTCGAGTTGATCGAAGAGCACCTCCTGGATCTGTTTCGGCGACCCGAGGTTGATCTCGCGCCCGATGATGCCGAATGCGTCGGAGGCGATCTGCCCGGCAGACTCCCCGAGCTCGGCGGAGAGGGCCGCCAATTCGTCGTGGCTCACGGTCACGCCCGTGAGCTCGACCTGAGCCAGCACGAGAAGGGTCGGCATCTCGATGTCGGTGAGCACGCGGCGCGTGCGGTCGTCGAGCATGGCGGAGAGCGCTTGCGCCACCCGCCAGGCATACCAGGCCTCCTCGGCGGGGCCGACCACCGTGTCGGAGTCGGGCACGAGCTGATTCGGATCGGGAGTCGGCAGCGTCTCGAGCAGGTGCCGGTCGACGAGCTGGGCGAGCGAGCGGTCGGCGCTCGAATCCGGCTTCAGCAACCACGCCGCGATCACCGGGTCGAAGAGCAGACCATCGAAGGCCAGACCGGCCGAGCGGAGCGACTTGATCTGCTTCTTCGCATCGAACAGGATCTTCGGGCTCGGCCCGGCGAGCCACGCTTCGAACGACGCGAAGTCAGCACTGTCTCGAACCCACGGCAGGTACACCGTCTCGTGTGGGGTGGCGAGACCGATCGCGATGGGGAAACCGTCGAGCGTCTCGACCTGCACCGAAACGGCGCCCGAGAGGTCGGCCGGATCGGCGGGCGAAGAGGCGGTGTCTGGGGCTGGACCCGATGCGGTTGCCGAGACCGACGCGGCACCGGAATGCCGACCCAACCAAGCCGCGAGCTCTTCGTCGAGGAGAGTCACCGGCACCGGTGCCTTCTCGGCCTTCGCGGCTGCTGCCGCCGCGGCAGCCTGCCCCACCTCGGAGTCTCCCCCGATGCCCTCGAGCTTCAGGATGCGGTCGAGCAAGGTGCGGAACTCCAGCCGCGCGAAGACGTCGCGCATCTGCTGCTCGTCGACCGGCTGGCGCGCGAGGTCGGCGGGCCCGACCGGGAGCTCGACGTCGGTCAGCAGCCGGTTGAGCCGGCGATTGCGGATCGCGTTCTCGGCGAATTCGCGCAGGTTGTTGCCCACCACGCCGGGGATCTCGTCGCGGTGCTCGAGGATCGCATCCAGCGACCCGAACTGATTCAGCCATTTCACCGCGGTCTTCTCGCCGACCTTCGGGATGCCGGGCAGATTGTCGCTCGTCTCGCCCACCAGCGCCGCGATCTCGGGATACTGCTCGGGGAGGATGCCGTAGCGGTCCTGCACCTTCGCCACGTCGTAGCGGGTGAGGTCGGACACGCCCTGGCGTGAGGGGTAGAGCAGCGTGACTTTGTCGTTCACGAGCTGGATCGCATCCCGGTCGCCGGAGACGACGAGCACACGGTAGCCCTGCTCGGTGCCCTGCAGAGCGAGGGTGGCGAGGATGTCGTCGGCCTCGTAGTCGGGCTTCTCGATCGTGGTGATGCCGAGGGCGTGCAGCGCCTCCTGCAACAGCGGTACCTGCCCGACGAACTCCGGCGGTGTCTCGCCCCGGGTGCCTTTGTAGTCGGGGTACTCGCGGGTTCGGAACGACGAACGCGACACGTCGAACGCCACCGCGAGGTGCGTGGGATTCTCGGCCTTGAGCAGATTGATCATCATCGCGATGAACCCGTGGATGGCGTTCGTGTGTTGCCCGTCGCGAGTGGAGAAACTGTCGACCGGAAGGGCGTAGAACGCCCGGAATGCGAGCGAATGTCCGTCGATGATGAGAAGGGTAGGCTGTTCTTTGTCCGGCACACGGCCAGCCTACACAGCCCCTCCGACACGCCAGAGAGTTCAGGATCCCCGACGATGACGATGCCCGAATCCGCCTCCCAGCACCCGCAAGAACCTCTTGCGATGGACGTGATGGAGGTCTTCGGCTACCGGGGTATCGGGGCTCTTGCCGAACGGATGGGCATCCAGTTCCTCGAGCTCTCGCCCGAGCGGTCAGTGGCCCGGATGCCCGTAGAGGGCAATACGCAGCCGCTCGGTCTCGTGCACGGCGGCGCTTACGTCGTGCTGGCCGAGAGCCTCGGTTCGACGGCGGCGAATCTGTTCGCCGGGCCCACCAAGATCGCCGTCGGCATCGAGATCAACGCCAGCCACTCCCGCTCGGCCACCGAAGGCTGGGTCACCGGGGTCTGCACGGCGATCACCCTCGGCCGCACGCTCGTGACCCACGAGATCGCCATCAGCGACGAACAGGGCCGCCGTCTCTCGACGGTGCGAATGACGAACTTCATCAAGGACCGGCCCGAAGGCCAGGTCTTCGAGACGAAGTAGAGAGCGCTACTTCTTCGGGCTGAGCTGCTCGATGATCGCCTGCGCGACGTCGTGCATGGTGAGTCGGCGGTCCATCGACGCCTTCTGGATCCAGCGGAACGCCTCGGGCTCGGTGAGACCCATCTTCTCGTTCAGCAGGCCCTTGGCCCGGTCGACGAGCTTGCGGGTCTCGAAGCGCTCGACGAGGTCGGCGACCTCGGACTCGAGCGTGATGATCTGGGCGTAGCGCGAGAGAGCGATCTCGATCGCGGGCAGCAGGTCGTTCGGGGTGAACGGCTTCACGACGTAGGCCAGTGCGCCGGCCTCGGTGGCCCGCTCCACGAGCTCCTTCTGGCTGAACGCGGTGAGCAGCACGACGGGGGCGATGTGGTCTTTCGACAGCCGCTCGGCCGCCGAGATTCCGTCGAGTTGGGGCATCTTGACATCCATGATGACCAGGTCGGGGCGGAGCTCCGTGGCGAGGGCGACAGCCGTCTCGCCGTCTCCGGCCTCGCCGACGACATCGAACCCGTTGTCACGCAGGATCTCGACGATGTCGAGGCGGATCAGGGATTCGTCTTCAGCCACCACTACACGGCGGGGCACTGCTGTCGTTGGTTCTTGGTCAGTCACGGTTCAACCCTACGGTATTCTGGACCTCGCTCGTAGCAAGCCGGTGTGGCGGAATGGCAGACGCGACGCACTCAAAATGCGTTGTCCGTGAGGGCGTGTGGGTTCGAGTCCCACCACCGGTACGCAGCACGAGCAGTCTCACCCCTCGGGGATGGGGGTGGGCGCCACGTCGGAGCGGGCGTCGCCGACGCGAGCGGCGAGAATCGCCACCGGATGCACGGAGCCCATATCCGTGCCGACCGACTCGAACTGCACGGAGCCGTCGGACGCGTCTGCGCGGGTCGACGTGGCCGTGTGCATGGGCGGTGTGGGCTGGATGCCGAACAGCGCAGAAACCACTCCTGACGCAAAACGGCCAGGAGTCGATCAAAGGCTGATCGAATCCTGGCCGAATGGTGAGGCACGATTGACCTCCGTGAAGCAGTCCCGCTAGTTGTCGAAGGTGTCCGGCTTCAGCGGGTTGTGCGCCGAACCGATGATGTGCACGCGCATGTCGTTCGTGGTGCCCGATACTCCGGGAGGGGAGCCGGAGATCACGATGACCTTGTCGCCGATCTGCGCGCGGCCGAGGCCGAGCAGCACGTCGTCGACCTGAACCATGAGCTCGTCGGTGTGGGTCACGCGCGGCGCCAGATAGGACTGTACGCCCCAGCTGAGCGCCATGCGGTTGCGGATGCCGGGCAGCGGCGTGAAGCCGAGGATCGGGATGGTCGAGCGCAAGCGCGTCATCCGTCGCACCGAATCGCCCGACTCGGTGAACACGCAGAGGAACTTGGCGCCCACGAAGTCGCCCACCTCGGCTGCGGCGAGGGTGACCGCGCCGCCCTGGGTGCGCGGCTTGGTGCCGAGCGCCGGGATGCGCTCCAGACCGTGGTCTTCGGTCGACTCGATGATGCGTGCCATGGTCTGCACGGTGATGACCGGGTATTCGCCGACGCTGGTCTCGCCGGAGAGCATGACCGCGTCGGCACCGTCGAGCACCGCGTTGGCGCAGTCGGATGCTTCGGCGCGGGTCGGGCGCGGCGACGAGATCATCGACTCCAGCACCTGGGTGGCGACGATGACCGGCTTCGCCATGCGGCGGGACAGCTCGATGGCCCGCTTCTGCACGATCGGCACGGCTTCAAGGGGCAGCTCGACGCCGAGGTCACCGCGGGCGACCATGATGCCGTCGAAGGCGTCGATGATCTCTTCGAGGTTGTCGACCGCCTGCGGCTTCTCGATCTTGGCGATGACCGGAACCTTGCGGCCCTCCTCGGCCATGATCTCCTGCACGAGGTCGACATCGGCGGCATCGCGCACGAACGACAACGCGATGAGGTCGGCGCCGAGGCGGAGTCCCCAGCGCAGGTCGGCGATGTCCTTCTCCGACATGGCCGGAACATTCACCGCGACACCGGGCAGGTTGATGCCCTTGTTGTTGGAGACCGCACCAGGCACCTCGACGCGCGTGGTGACGACCGTTCCGTCGGTCTCGAGCACGCGCAGCGTGACTTTGCCGTCGTCGATCAGCAACGGGTCGCCGGCCTTGACGTCGTTGGGCAGGCCTTTGAACGTGGTGGAGGAGATCTCCTTGTTGCCGATGATGTCTTCGATGGTGATCTTGAAGATGTCACCCTCGGCGAGGTCGTAAGGGCCGTTCTCGAACTTTCCGAGACGGATCTTCGGGCCCTGGAGGTCGACGAGTACCGCGACGGCGCGACCGGAGTCGTCGGCCGCCTGACGGACGTTGCGGTAGACCTCCTCGTGCACGTCGTAGCTGCCGTGGCTGAGGTTCATCCGCGCGACGTCGACGCCGGCATCGATGATCGCTCTGATGGTCTCGTAGGTCGACGTTGCCGGACCCAGTGTTGCGACGATTTTCGCGCGTCTCATCAGTGTGTATTGCTCCGAGTTCTGCGCCGGGGCGCATGGGGTGGTGGAGGTGGTGGTGGGTTGGAGTCTGCGGGGCGAGAGTATCAGATCGAGATTGCGCGGTCGGTGGGCTTCACCGGGAACGGCAGGTCGGTCTCTCCCTCGAGGTAGCGGTCGACAGCGGATGCCGCGGCGCGGCCCTCCGCGATCGCCCAGACGATGAGCGACTGGCCGCGACCGGCGTCGCCGGCCACGAAGACGCCGGGCGTGGTGCTCTGGTAGTCGCCGTCGCGCTCCACGTTTCCGCGCGGGTCGAAACGGGTGCCGAGCTGGGTGGTGATGTCGTCGGACTCGGCACCGGTGAATCCGAGGGCCAGAAGCACCAGGTCGGCCTGGATCTCGCGCTCGGTGCCGGCCTTCGGCACGCGACGGCCGCCCAGGAACTCGGTCTCCGCGACGCGGATCGCGCGCACCTCGCCGGACTCGTTCGCAAGGAACTCGACCGTCGAGGCGAGGTAGCTGCGCTCACCGCCCTCTTCGTGGGCGCTCGAGACCTCGAACAGGGTCGGGAACATCGGCCAGGGCTGGTTCTCGGGGCGCTCGGCCGGCGGCTGCTTGCCGATGGCGAGGTTGGTCACCGAGAGCGCGCCCTGACGGTGCGCGGTGCCGATGCAGTCCGCTCCGGTGTCGCCACCGCCCAGCACGACCACGTGCTTGCCCTCCGCCGTGATCTGGCCGAGGATGTCGTCGCCGGCGCCCACCTTGTTCTGCTGAACCAGGTACTCCATGGCGTGGTGCACGCCGTCGAGGTCGCGGCCCGGGATCGGGAGGTCGCGCGGCACGGTCGCGCCGGTGCAGACGATCACCGCGTCGTAGCGGGCACGCAGGTCGTCCCAGGAGATGTCGACGCCGATCTCGATGCCGGCGCGGAAGCGCGTGCCCTCCGCCATCATCTGGGTGAGCCGGCCCTCGAGGTGCTTCTTCTCCATCTTGAAGTCCGGGATGCCGTAGCGCAGCAGGCCGCCGATGCGGTCGTCGCGCTCGTACACGGCCACCGTGTGGCCGGCCCGGGTGAGCTGCTGGGCGGCGGCGAGGCCGGCGGGGCCGGAACCGACCACCGCGATGGTCTTCCCGGTGAGGCGCTCGGGCGGATGCGGGGTGACCCATCCGTTCGCGAAGGCCTGGTCGATGATCGACACCTCGACCTGCTTGATCGTCACCGGCGGCTGGTTGATGCCGAGAACGCACGACGCCTCGCACGGCGCCGGGCAGAGCCGGCCCGTGAACTCCGGGAAGTTGTTCGTGGCATGCAGCCGCTCGATGGCCTGGCGGCCCTCGTCGCGCCGGGTGAGGTCGTTCCACTCCGGGATCAGGTTGCCGAGCGGGCAGCCGTGGTGGCAGAACGGGATGCCGCAGTCCATGCAGCGGCCGGCTTGGCGCCGGGTGGTCGCCGCGTCGCCCTGCTCGTAGACCTCTTTCCAGTCCATGAGCCGCACGGAAACCGGCCGGCGGGCCGGGAGCTCGCGCTCCTGCGTCTTCAGGAAGCCCTTGGGATCAGCCACCTGTCACCTCCAAAATACGTCCCCAGACGACGTCGCCGTCGGGGTCGAGTCCTTCTTCGACCGCCGTCTGCCGGGTGGCGAGAACGGCGGCGTAGTCACGGGGCAGCACCTTCACGAAGGAGGCGATGGTCGTGTCGAAATCGGCGAGCATCCGTGCCGCCAGTGGCGACCCGGTCTCGGCCTCGTGCCGTTGCAGCAGATCGCGCACGATCTCCACGTCGGCACCGCCGAGCGGCAGCAGCTGCAACTCGCCGGAAGCCAGCGAGTCGGCGTTCACGCGCTCCTCGTGCAGGTCGTAGATGTAGGCGGTTCCGCCCGACATCCCGGCGCCGAGGTTGCGGCCGGTCGAACCGAGGATGAGGGCGAGCCCGCCGGTCATGTACTCCAGCGCGTGGTCGCCCACGCCCTCGACGACCGCGGTCGCCCCGGAGTTGCGCACCAGGAACCGCTCCCCCACGATGCCGCGGAGGAACATGCTGCCACGCGTCGCGCCGTAGCCGATGACGTTGCCGGCGATGACGTTGCGCTCGGCAGGGAAGACCGACTGGCGATCGGGGCGCAGGATGATCTGCCCGCCCGACAACCCCTTGCCGACGTAGTCGTTCGAGTCCCCCTCGAGTCGCAGCGTGATGCCGGAGGGCAGGAAGGCTCCGAGCGACTGGCCGGCCGAGCCGAGCAGCGTGATCTGGATCGTTCCGTCGGGCAGACCCTGCTCGCCGTGCCGCTTCGTGACCTCGTGACCGAGCATCGTGCCCACCGCGCGCTCCGTGTTGCGGATCGGCAGCGTGATGGCAACCGGCTCGGCGTGGTCGAGCGCCGCGACGGCCTCGTGGATGAGGCGCTTGTCGAAGTGCTTCTCCAGTTCGTGCTCCTGCTGGCGGCGGTTCGAGCGCGGCTCGTCGGGCTCGAAGTGGGGGCCGACCAGCACGGGGCTGAGGTCGAGTCCGTCGGTCTTGAAGTGCTCGATCGCCGCGTTCACGTCGAGCAGCTCGTTGTGGCCGATGGCCTCCTCGAGGCTACGGAACCCGAGCTCGGCGAGGTACTCCCGCACCTCCTGGGCGAGGAACTCGAAGAAGTTCACCACGAACTCGGGCTTGCCGCTGAACCGGGCACGGAGCTCCGGGTTCTGGGTGGCGACGCCGACCGGGCAGGTGTCGAGGTGGCAGACGCGCATCAGGATGCAGCCCTCCACCACGAGCGGCGCGGTGGCGAATCCGTATTCCTCGGCACCCAGCAGCGCGCCGATCACGACATCGCGGCCGGTCTTCATCTGGCCGTCGACCTGCACCACGACGCGGTCGCGCATCCCGTTCAGCATCAGGGTCTGCTGGGTCTCGGCGAGGCCGATCTCCCAGGGCGTTCCCGCGTGCTTGAGCGAGTTGAGCGGGCTCGCGCCGGTTCCGCCGTCGTGGCCGGAGACCAGCACCACGTCGGCCAGCGCCTTCGTGACACCCGCAGCGACCGCCCCGATGCCGTTCTGGCTCACCAGCTTCACGTGCACCCGAGCCTCCGGGTTGGCGCGCTTGAGGTCGAAGATGAGCTGTTTGAGGTCTTCGATCGAATAGATGTCGTGGTGCGGCGGCGGGGAGATGAGGCCGACGCCGGCGGTCGCGTGGCGGGTGCGCGCGACCCAGGGGTAGACCTTCGTGGGCGGCAGCTGGCCGCCCTCGCCGGGCTTCGCACCCTGCGCCATCTTGATCTGGATGTCGGTGGCATGCGTGAGGTACATGCTGGTGACTCCGAAGCGGCCGGAGGCGACCTGCTTGATCGCCGAGCGCCGCTCCGGGTCGAGCAGGCGGTCGACATCCTCGCCGCCCTCGCCGGTGTTCGACTTCGCACCGAGCCGGTTCATGGCGATGGCGAGTGTCTCGTGTGCTTCGCGTGAGATCGATCCGTAGCTCATGGCGCCGGTGGAGAACCGCTTCACGATCGACTCCACCGACTCGACCTCGTCGAGAGGAACGGCGGGCCGGATGCCGGTGCGCAGCTTGAAGAGACCGCGCATCGTCATCAGGTTCTCGGCCTGGTCGTCGACCAGCTTCGTGTACTCGCGGAAGATGTCGTAGCGGCGCGCGCGGGTGGCGTGCTGCAGCCGGAACACGGTGTCGGGGTTGAAGAGGTGCGGCGGTCCTTCGCGACGCCACTGGTACTCGCCGCCCGTCGCGAGGGGCTCGTGCACGGTGGTGGCGCCGTCTTCGGGGTAGGCGGCCGCGTGCCGCGCCGCGCTCTCCCCCGCGATGACGTCGATGCCGATGCCGCCGAGCTTCGAGGAGGTGCCGGTGAAGTACTCCTCCACGAACTCCGGCGCGAGGCCGACCGCTTCGAAGGTCTGGGCGCCCGCGTACGACGACACGGTGGAGATGCCCATCTTCGACATGATCTTGAGCACACCCTTGCCGAGCGCCTTGATCACGTTCTTGACGGCCTTCTCCGGCGTGACGCCCGAGATGTCGCCGGAGCGCACGAGGTTCTCGCAGGTCTCCATGGCGAGGTAGGGGTTCACGGCGGAGGCGCCGTAGCCGATCAGCAGCGCGACGTGGTGCACTTCGCGCACGTCTCCGGCCTCGACGATCAGACCCACCTTCATGCGGGTCTGCTTGCGGATGAGGTGGTGGTGCACGCCGGCCAGCATCAAGAGCGACGGAACCGGCGCGAACTCGCGGGTGGAGTCGCGATCGGAGAGCACGATGAACTGTGCGCCGTGCTCGATCGCGTCATCGGCCTCGGCGCACATCGCGGCGATGCGGTTCTGCATGGCCTTCGGGCCCTCGTCGACGCGGTAGAGACCCTTGATCGTCGTGGTCAGGCGGCTGCCCGACGACGGGTCGATGTGCTGGATCTTCGCCAGCTCGTCGTTGTCGATCACCGGGAAGTCGAGGATGACCTGCCGGGTGTGCTCGGGCGTGGCGTCGAGCAGGTTGCGCTCCGGGCCGAGCCCGAGACGCAGGCTCGTCACCACCTCTTCGCGGATGGAGTCGAGCGGCGGGTTCGTGACCTGGGCGAACTGCTGCGTGAAGTAGTCGAAGAGCAGCCGTGGGCGGTCGCTCAGCACGGCGATGGGGGTGTCCGATCCCATGGCGCCGAGCGGCTCCGCGGCGTTCTTCGCCATGGGGGTGAGCAGGATGCGCACTTCTTCCTCGGTGTAACCGAAGGTGCGCTGACGCCGGGTGACGGATGCGGGCGTGTGCACGATGTGCTCGCGCTCCGGCAGGTCGCGCAGATTGATGCGCCCTTCGTCGAGCCACTGACCGTACGGCTCCGCGGCGGCGAGCTCTGCCTTGATCTCGTCGTCTTCGATCAGGCGACCGGCCGCCGTATCGACGAGGAACATCTTGCCGGGGCGCAGGCGCCCCTTGCGCACCACGCGGGAGGGCTCGACGTCGATGACGCCGATCTCGCTCGCGAGCACGACCAGGCCGTCGTCGGTGATCAGGTAACGGCCCGGGCGCAGCCCGTTGCGGTCGAGCGTGGCGCCCGCGAGGGTGCCGTCGGTGAAGATGAGGGCGGCGGGGCCGTCCCACGGCTCCATGAGCATCGAGTGGTACTCGTAGAAGGCCCGGCGGGCGTCTTCGAAGTCGGCTTGGTTCTCCCATGCCTCCGGCACCATCATCATGATGGCGTGCGGCAGCGAGCGGCCGGCGAGGGTCAGCAGCTCCACGACCTCGTCGAAGGAGCCGGAGTCGCTGAGCCCGGGCGTGACGATCGGGTACAGGGGCGACAGGTCGCCGAGCAGCTCCGACTCGAGCTGCGACTGACGGGCGCGCATCCAGTTGCGGTTGCCCTGCACCGTGTTGATCTCGCCGTTGTGCGCCATCATCCGCAACGGCTGCGCGAGCGGCCACGACGGGAAGGTGTTGGTGGAGTAGCGGGAGTGCACGAGTGCCAGCTTCGAGGCGAACCGCTCGTCGGAGAGGTCGGGGTAGAACGGCTCGAGCTGCAGCGTGGTCACCATGCCCTTGTAGGTGATGGTGCGGCACGAGAGCGACATGAAGTAGACCTGGTGCTCGAGCTCTGCGCGCTTGCGCAGGCGGAAGGCCTGGCGGTCGAGCGCGAGGTCGGAGAGCGTGGCGCCCGACTCGGTGGTGCGGGTCGACTGCACGAAGAGCTGCCAGATGGCCGGCATCGCATCGCGCGCCAGGCGGCCGAGTTCGGCGGGGCGCACGGGCACCTCACGCCACCCCAGGATGTGCAGGTCCTCCTGCTCGGCGAGGTCGCGGATGCTGTCCATCACCCGCTGCCGCTCTCCCGCATCCAACGGCAGGAAGGCGTTTCCGACGGCATAACGACCGACCGACGGAAGCTCGACCGGTGCGACCGCGCGGAGGAAGGCATCCGGGATCTGAGTCAGGATGCCGGCGCCGTCACCCGTTCCCGCGTCGGAGCCGATGGCCCCGCGGTGCTCGAGGTTGCGCAGCGCGCCGAGCGCGGTGTCGATGATGTCGTGCCCGGCGGTGCCGCGCAAGG
It encodes the following:
- a CDS encoding ArsR/SmtB family transcription factor, which codes for MARAATTSDVFNAIAEPQRRQILALLRTGERPVTELSQELGMSQPGASKHLRVLREVGLVRDRRAGKQRLYDLDARGLKAVHEWTGGFERFWNESFDRLDAYVQELKQERHEE
- a CDS encoding SRPBCC family protein, with translation MNTTGRDSEVRSATADREIAISRLIDAPRELVFEAFTEVRHLSKWWGPEGFTTTTRSFEFRVGGEWVFVMHGPDGTDYSEWISWIEIVPPERIEMLHGEYRGDPNAFESVLTFTPEGKTTRIEMLTVFATKELRDEAIEKHGAIEGGQQTLGNLAAYVAEVVRDGAAG
- a CDS encoding dihydrofolate reductase family protein, which produces MAAKVFFSVSMSLDGFIAPESPDELMGQQWMELQRWVFRQRFFRENLKLGEGGEEGRDNDIVRETFERTGASVMGKRMFDAGEGAWPEDPPFHTPVFVVTHEEREPWERQGGTTFFFVNDGIESALDQAREAAGENDVRIAGGGETIVQYLNAALIDEFHVALSPVLFGSGIRLFDGVHAGEVALDLVRAEPSPSTTHLHYTVHRR
- the polA gene encoding DNA polymerase I, giving the protein MPDKEQPTLLIIDGHSLAFRAFYALPVDSFSTRDGQHTNAIHGFIAMMINLLKAENPTHLAVAFDVSRSSFRTREYPDYKGTRGETPPEFVGQVPLLQEALHALGITTIEKPDYEADDILATLALQGTEQGYRVLVVSGDRDAIQLVNDKVTLLYPSRQGVSDLTRYDVAKVQDRYGILPEQYPEIAALVGETSDNLPGIPKVGEKTAVKWLNQFGSLDAILEHRDEIPGVVGNNLREFAENAIRNRRLNRLLTDVELPVGPADLARQPVDEQQMRDVFARLEFRTLLDRILKLEGIGGDSEVGQAAAAAAAAKAEKAPVPVTLLDEELAAWLGRHSGAASVSATASGPAPDTASSPADPADLSGAVSVQVETLDGFPIAIGLATPHETVYLPWVRDSADFASFEAWLAGPSPKILFDAKKQIKSLRSAGLAFDGLLFDPVIAAWLLKPDSSADRSLAQLVDRHLLETLPTPDPNQLVPDSDTVVGPAEEAWYAWRVAQALSAMLDDRTRRVLTDIEMPTLLVLAQVELTGVTVSHDELAALSAELGESAGQIASDAFGIIGREINLGSPKQIQEVLFDQLDMPKTRATKTGYSTDAGALADLQATNPHPFLGLLLAHRDATKLRQIIESVDKAIAPDKRVHTTYVQTGSSTGRISSTDPNLQNIPVRTEEGRRIRAAFQVGEGYETLLTADYSQIEMRIMAHLSGDAGLIDAFQSGEDLHRFVGARIFGVDPADVTSNMRTKVKAMSYGLAYGLSAFGLSKQLRIETAEAKQLMTDYFERFGAVREYLRNVVVQAKVDGFTETIFGRRRPFANLNSANRVLRENDERAALNAPIQGTAADIIKIAMIGISADLSSQQLSSKMLLQVHDELVFDVAPGEWDALADIVTARMSSAASLSVPLEVQVGRGQNWNVAAH
- a CDS encoding PaaI family thioesterase, producing MDVMEVFGYRGIGALAERMGIQFLELSPERSVARMPVEGNTQPLGLVHGGAYVVLAESLGSTAANLFAGPTKIAVGIEINASHSRSATEGWVTGVCTAITLGRTLVTHEIAISDEQGRRLSTVRMTNFIKDRPEGQVFETK
- a CDS encoding ANTAR domain-containing response regulator, with protein sequence MTDQEPTTAVPRRVVVAEDESLIRLDIVEILRDNGFDVVGEAGDGETAVALATELRPDLVIMDVKMPQLDGISAAERLSKDHIAPVVLLTAFSQKELVERATEAGALAYVVKPFTPNDLLPAIEIALSRYAQIITLESEVADLVERFETRKLVDRAKGLLNEKMGLTEPEAFRWIQKASMDRRLTMHDVAQAIIEQLSPKK
- the pyk gene encoding pyruvate kinase gives rise to the protein MRRAKIVATLGPATSTYETIRAIIDAGVDVARMNLSHGSYDVHEEVYRNVRQAADDSGRAVAVLVDLQGPKIRLGKFENGPYDLAEGDIFKITIEDIIGNKEISSTTFKGLPNDVKAGDPLLIDDGKVTLRVLETDGTVVTTRVEVPGAVSNNKGINLPGVAVNVPAMSEKDIADLRWGLRLGADLIALSFVRDAADVDLVQEIMAEEGRKVPVIAKIEKPQAVDNLEEIIDAFDGIMVARGDLGVELPLEAVPIVQKRAIELSRRMAKPVIVATQVLESMISSPRPTRAEASDCANAVLDGADAVMLSGETSVGEYPVITVQTMARIIESTEDHGLERIPALGTKPRTQGGAVTLAAAEVGDFVGAKFLCVFTESGDSVRRMTRLRSTIPILGFTPLPGIRNRMALSWGVQSYLAPRVTHTDELMVQVDDVLLGLGRAQIGDKVIVISGSPPGVSGTTNDMRVHIIGSAHNPLKPDTFDN